From a region of the Salvelinus fontinalis isolate EN_2023a chromosome 13, ASM2944872v1, whole genome shotgun sequence genome:
- the ap4m1 gene encoding AP-4 complex subunit mu-1 isoform X1 — MKAVTIGVTIPGQVTLTLSRLLFGCWKMISQVFILSSKGDHLIYKDFRGEAGKDAVNKFYEMVTALTGDQPPVVMKHKELHFVHIRQGGLYWVATTKADASPFTIIEFLNRLTALVKDYCGCLSEKSVQMNFALIYELLDEVVDFGYIQTTSTDILKNFIQTEAVSSKPFSLFDLSNVGLFGADTQQNKVAPSAAATRPIVSSQGEQGGKNEIFVDVIERMSVVIGANFRGIQLVVTVLSHRCNTCTDSGEGVLMKADIEGEIRVKCYMPSCSEMRIGLNEEFSIGKSQLSGYGAAVRVDECSFHQAVRLDEFDTYRILKVCPSQGEQTVMQYQLCDDLPTAPPFRLFPSIERDSCGRLLMYLKLRCDLPPKSAAINVSITIPVPKGSLRLSQELSSPDQSAELQPKNKAVHWEIPRFPGGAQLSALFKLEVSGLSSASLQEVGPVSLSFELPKYTCTGLQIRFLRLSPIQPGPSQRWVRYVTHSDSYTIRI, encoded by the exons ATGAAAGCAGTCACGATTGGAGTCACGATTCCTGGACAAGTAACGTTAACGTTAAGTAGATTGCTATTTGGCTGCTG GAAGATGATATCCCAGGTGTTCATATTGTCCTCCAAAGGAGATCACCTCATCTACAAAGACT TCCGTGGTGAAGCTGGAAAAGATGCTGTCAACAAATTCTATGAGATGGTCACTGCATTGACTGGTGACCAGCCTCCAGTTGTAATG AAACACAAGGAGCTGCATTTTGTTCACATCAGACAGGGAGGGCTCTATTGGGTTGCCACGACGAAAGCTGATGCCTCTCCCTTCACCATCATCGAGTTCCTAAATAG ATTAACAGCCCTGGTTAAGGACTACTGTGGTTGTCTGTCAGAGAAGTCTGTCCAGATGAACTTTGCTCTCATTTATGAGCTGTTGGATGAGGTAGTG GACTTTGGTTACATCCAGACGACCTCTACTGATATCTTGAAGAACTTCATCCAGACTGAGGCGGTCAGCTCCAAACCCTTCAGCTTGTTTGACCTCAGTAACGTGGGGCTG TTTGGAGCAGACACCCAGCAGAATAAAGTGGCCCCCAGTGCAGCTGCCACACGGCCCATCGTGTCAAGTCAAGGAGAACAG GGAGGCAAAAACGAGATATTTGTGGATGTGATTGAAAGGATGTCTGTAGTCATTGGTGCCAAT tttcgtggtatccaattggtagttacagtcttgtctcatcgctgcaacacctgtacagactcgggagag GGAGTTCTGATGAAGGcagacattgagggagagatCAGAGTGAAGTGTTACATGCCAAGTTGCTCAG AGATGCGGATTGGACTGAATGAAGAGTTCAGCATAGGAAAGTCCCAGCTGAGCG gttaTGGGGCAGCTGTTCGTGTGGATGAGTGCAGCTTCCACCAGGCTGTCAGGCTGGATGAGTTTGACACCTACAGAATCTTGAAAGTGTGTCCCAGCCAAGGAGAG CAAACAGTGATGCAATACCAGTTGTGTGATGACCTGCCCACAGCCCCTCCATTCCGTCTATTCCCTTCTATAGAGAGGGACAGTTGTGGCAG GTTGTTGATGTACCTGAAGCTGCGGTGCGACCTGCCCCCAAAGAG CGCTGCTATTAATGTTTCTATTACAATACCGGTACCCAAGGGCTCGCTTCG TCTCTCTCAGGAGTTGAGCAGCCCGGACCAGAGTGCTGAGCTGCAGCCAAAAAACAAGGCTGTCCATTGGGAGATCCCTCGCTTCCCTGGGGGAGCCCAGCTCTCCGCCCTGTTCAAG CTGGAGGTCTCTGGCCTTAGCTCTGCCTCGTTACAGGAAGTGGGACCGGTCAGTCTGAGCTTTGAGCTGCCGAAGTACACCTGCACAGGACTGCAAATTAGATTCCTCCGCCTGTCCCCGATACAGCCTGGACCGTCGCAACGCTGGGTCCGCTATGTAACCCATTCAGACTCGTATACCATCCGTATCTGA
- the ap4m1 gene encoding AP-4 complex subunit mu-1 isoform X2, translating into MKAVTIGVTIPGQVTLTKMISQVFILSSKGDHLIYKDFRGEAGKDAVNKFYEMVTALTGDQPPVVMKHKELHFVHIRQGGLYWVATTKADASPFTIIEFLNRLTALVKDYCGCLSEKSVQMNFALIYELLDEVVDFGYIQTTSTDILKNFIQTEAVSSKPFSLFDLSNVGLFGADTQQNKVAPSAAATRPIVSSQGEQGGKNEIFVDVIERMSVVIGANFRGIQLVVTVLSHRCNTCTDSGEGVLMKADIEGEIRVKCYMPSCSEMRIGLNEEFSIGKSQLSGYGAAVRVDECSFHQAVRLDEFDTYRILKVCPSQGEQTVMQYQLCDDLPTAPPFRLFPSIERDSCGRLLMYLKLRCDLPPKSAAINVSITIPVPKGSLRLSQELSSPDQSAELQPKNKAVHWEIPRFPGGAQLSALFKLEVSGLSSASLQEVGPVSLSFELPKYTCTGLQIRFLRLSPIQPGPSQRWVRYVTHSDSYTIRI; encoded by the exons ATGAAAGCAGTCACGATTGGAGTCACGATTCCTGGACAAGTAACGTTAAC GAAGATGATATCCCAGGTGTTCATATTGTCCTCCAAAGGAGATCACCTCATCTACAAAGACT TCCGTGGTGAAGCTGGAAAAGATGCTGTCAACAAATTCTATGAGATGGTCACTGCATTGACTGGTGACCAGCCTCCAGTTGTAATG AAACACAAGGAGCTGCATTTTGTTCACATCAGACAGGGAGGGCTCTATTGGGTTGCCACGACGAAAGCTGATGCCTCTCCCTTCACCATCATCGAGTTCCTAAATAG ATTAACAGCCCTGGTTAAGGACTACTGTGGTTGTCTGTCAGAGAAGTCTGTCCAGATGAACTTTGCTCTCATTTATGAGCTGTTGGATGAGGTAGTG GACTTTGGTTACATCCAGACGACCTCTACTGATATCTTGAAGAACTTCATCCAGACTGAGGCGGTCAGCTCCAAACCCTTCAGCTTGTTTGACCTCAGTAACGTGGGGCTG TTTGGAGCAGACACCCAGCAGAATAAAGTGGCCCCCAGTGCAGCTGCCACACGGCCCATCGTGTCAAGTCAAGGAGAACAG GGAGGCAAAAACGAGATATTTGTGGATGTGATTGAAAGGATGTCTGTAGTCATTGGTGCCAAT tttcgtggtatccaattggtagttacagtcttgtctcatcgctgcaacacctgtacagactcgggagag GGAGTTCTGATGAAGGcagacattgagggagagatCAGAGTGAAGTGTTACATGCCAAGTTGCTCAG AGATGCGGATTGGACTGAATGAAGAGTTCAGCATAGGAAAGTCCCAGCTGAGCG gttaTGGGGCAGCTGTTCGTGTGGATGAGTGCAGCTTCCACCAGGCTGTCAGGCTGGATGAGTTTGACACCTACAGAATCTTGAAAGTGTGTCCCAGCCAAGGAGAG CAAACAGTGATGCAATACCAGTTGTGTGATGACCTGCCCACAGCCCCTCCATTCCGTCTATTCCCTTCTATAGAGAGGGACAGTTGTGGCAG GTTGTTGATGTACCTGAAGCTGCGGTGCGACCTGCCCCCAAAGAG CGCTGCTATTAATGTTTCTATTACAATACCGGTACCCAAGGGCTCGCTTCG TCTCTCTCAGGAGTTGAGCAGCCCGGACCAGAGTGCTGAGCTGCAGCCAAAAAACAAGGCTGTCCATTGGGAGATCCCTCGCTTCCCTGGGGGAGCCCAGCTCTCCGCCCTGTTCAAG CTGGAGGTCTCTGGCCTTAGCTCTGCCTCGTTACAGGAAGTGGGACCGGTCAGTCTGAGCTTTGAGCTGCCGAAGTACACCTGCACAGGACTGCAAATTAGATTCCTCCGCCTGTCCCCGATACAGCCTGGACCGTCGCAACGCTGGGTCCGCTATGTAACCCATTCAGACTCGTATACCATCCGTATCTGA
- the ap4m1 gene encoding AP-4 complex subunit mu-1 isoform X4 translates to MISQVFILSSKGDHLIYKDFRGEAGKDAVNKFYEMVTALTGDQPPVVMKHKELHFVHIRQGGLYWVATTKADASPFTIIEFLNRLTALVKDYCGCLSEKSVQMNFALIYELLDEVVDFGYIQTTSTDILKNFIQTEAVSSKPFSLFDLSNVGLFGADTQQNKVAPSAAATRPIVSSQGEQGGKNEIFVDVIERMSVVIGANFRGIQLVVTVLSHRCNTCTDSGEGVLMKADIEGEIRVKCYMPSCSEMRIGLNEEFSIGKSQLSGYGAAVRVDECSFHQAVRLDEFDTYRILKVCPSQGEQTVMQYQLCDDLPTAPPFRLFPSIERDSCGRLLMYLKLRCDLPPKSAAINVSITIPVPKGSLRLSQELSSPDQSAELQPKNKAVHWEIPRFPGGAQLSALFKLEVSGLSSASLQEVGPVSLSFELPKYTCTGLQIRFLRLSPIQPGPSQRWVRYVTHSDSYTIRI, encoded by the exons ATGATATCCCAGGTGTTCATATTGTCCTCCAAAGGAGATCACCTCATCTACAAAGACT TCCGTGGTGAAGCTGGAAAAGATGCTGTCAACAAATTCTATGAGATGGTCACTGCATTGACTGGTGACCAGCCTCCAGTTGTAATG AAACACAAGGAGCTGCATTTTGTTCACATCAGACAGGGAGGGCTCTATTGGGTTGCCACGACGAAAGCTGATGCCTCTCCCTTCACCATCATCGAGTTCCTAAATAG ATTAACAGCCCTGGTTAAGGACTACTGTGGTTGTCTGTCAGAGAAGTCTGTCCAGATGAACTTTGCTCTCATTTATGAGCTGTTGGATGAGGTAGTG GACTTTGGTTACATCCAGACGACCTCTACTGATATCTTGAAGAACTTCATCCAGACTGAGGCGGTCAGCTCCAAACCCTTCAGCTTGTTTGACCTCAGTAACGTGGGGCTG TTTGGAGCAGACACCCAGCAGAATAAAGTGGCCCCCAGTGCAGCTGCCACACGGCCCATCGTGTCAAGTCAAGGAGAACAG GGAGGCAAAAACGAGATATTTGTGGATGTGATTGAAAGGATGTCTGTAGTCATTGGTGCCAAT tttcgtggtatccaattggtagttacagtcttgtctcatcgctgcaacacctgtacagactcgggagag GGAGTTCTGATGAAGGcagacattgagggagagatCAGAGTGAAGTGTTACATGCCAAGTTGCTCAG AGATGCGGATTGGACTGAATGAAGAGTTCAGCATAGGAAAGTCCCAGCTGAGCG gttaTGGGGCAGCTGTTCGTGTGGATGAGTGCAGCTTCCACCAGGCTGTCAGGCTGGATGAGTTTGACACCTACAGAATCTTGAAAGTGTGTCCCAGCCAAGGAGAG CAAACAGTGATGCAATACCAGTTGTGTGATGACCTGCCCACAGCCCCTCCATTCCGTCTATTCCCTTCTATAGAGAGGGACAGTTGTGGCAG GTTGTTGATGTACCTGAAGCTGCGGTGCGACCTGCCCCCAAAGAG CGCTGCTATTAATGTTTCTATTACAATACCGGTACCCAAGGGCTCGCTTCG TCTCTCTCAGGAGTTGAGCAGCCCGGACCAGAGTGCTGAGCTGCAGCCAAAAAACAAGGCTGTCCATTGGGAGATCCCTCGCTTCCCTGGGGGAGCCCAGCTCTCCGCCCTGTTCAAG CTGGAGGTCTCTGGCCTTAGCTCTGCCTCGTTACAGGAAGTGGGACCGGTCAGTCTGAGCTTTGAGCTGCCGAAGTACACCTGCACAGGACTGCAAATTAGATTCCTCCGCCTGTCCCCGATACAGCCTGGACCGTCGCAACGCTGGGTCCGCTATGTAACCCATTCAGACTCGTATACCATCCGTATCTGA
- the ap4m1 gene encoding AP-4 complex subunit mu-1 isoform X3, translating into MKAVTIGVTIPGQVTLTLSRLLFGCWKMISQVFILSSKGDHLIYKDFRGEAGKDAVNKFYEMVTALTGDQPPVVMKHKELHFVHIRQGGLYWVATTKADASPFTIIEFLNRLTALVKDYCGCLSEKSVQMNFALIYELLDEVVDFGYIQTTSTDILKNFIQTEAVSSKPFSLFDLSNVGLFGADTQQNKVAPSAAATRPIVSSQGEQGGKNEIFVDVIERMSVVIGANGVLMKADIEGEIRVKCYMPSCSEMRIGLNEEFSIGKSQLSGYGAAVRVDECSFHQAVRLDEFDTYRILKVCPSQGEQTVMQYQLCDDLPTAPPFRLFPSIERDSCGRLLMYLKLRCDLPPKSAAINVSITIPVPKGSLRLSQELSSPDQSAELQPKNKAVHWEIPRFPGGAQLSALFKLEVSGLSSASLQEVGPVSLSFELPKYTCTGLQIRFLRLSPIQPGPSQRWVRYVTHSDSYTIRI; encoded by the exons ATGAAAGCAGTCACGATTGGAGTCACGATTCCTGGACAAGTAACGTTAACGTTAAGTAGATTGCTATTTGGCTGCTG GAAGATGATATCCCAGGTGTTCATATTGTCCTCCAAAGGAGATCACCTCATCTACAAAGACT TCCGTGGTGAAGCTGGAAAAGATGCTGTCAACAAATTCTATGAGATGGTCACTGCATTGACTGGTGACCAGCCTCCAGTTGTAATG AAACACAAGGAGCTGCATTTTGTTCACATCAGACAGGGAGGGCTCTATTGGGTTGCCACGACGAAAGCTGATGCCTCTCCCTTCACCATCATCGAGTTCCTAAATAG ATTAACAGCCCTGGTTAAGGACTACTGTGGTTGTCTGTCAGAGAAGTCTGTCCAGATGAACTTTGCTCTCATTTATGAGCTGTTGGATGAGGTAGTG GACTTTGGTTACATCCAGACGACCTCTACTGATATCTTGAAGAACTTCATCCAGACTGAGGCGGTCAGCTCCAAACCCTTCAGCTTGTTTGACCTCAGTAACGTGGGGCTG TTTGGAGCAGACACCCAGCAGAATAAAGTGGCCCCCAGTGCAGCTGCCACACGGCCCATCGTGTCAAGTCAAGGAGAACAG GGAGGCAAAAACGAGATATTTGTGGATGTGATTGAAAGGATGTCTGTAGTCATTGGTGCCAAT GGAGTTCTGATGAAGGcagacattgagggagagatCAGAGTGAAGTGTTACATGCCAAGTTGCTCAG AGATGCGGATTGGACTGAATGAAGAGTTCAGCATAGGAAAGTCCCAGCTGAGCG gttaTGGGGCAGCTGTTCGTGTGGATGAGTGCAGCTTCCACCAGGCTGTCAGGCTGGATGAGTTTGACACCTACAGAATCTTGAAAGTGTGTCCCAGCCAAGGAGAG CAAACAGTGATGCAATACCAGTTGTGTGATGACCTGCCCACAGCCCCTCCATTCCGTCTATTCCCTTCTATAGAGAGGGACAGTTGTGGCAG GTTGTTGATGTACCTGAAGCTGCGGTGCGACCTGCCCCCAAAGAG CGCTGCTATTAATGTTTCTATTACAATACCGGTACCCAAGGGCTCGCTTCG TCTCTCTCAGGAGTTGAGCAGCCCGGACCAGAGTGCTGAGCTGCAGCCAAAAAACAAGGCTGTCCATTGGGAGATCCCTCGCTTCCCTGGGGGAGCCCAGCTCTCCGCCCTGTTCAAG CTGGAGGTCTCTGGCCTTAGCTCTGCCTCGTTACAGGAAGTGGGACCGGTCAGTCTGAGCTTTGAGCTGCCGAAGTACACCTGCACAGGACTGCAAATTAGATTCCTCCGCCTGTCCCCGATACAGCCTGGACCGTCGCAACGCTGGGTCCGCTATGTAACCCATTCAGACTCGTATACCATCCGTATCTGA
- the LOC129868472 gene encoding transcription initiation factor TFIID subunit 9-like isoform X1 yields MASPKTVPKDAQVMIQILKDMGITEYEPRVINQMLEFTYRYVTTIIEDAKIYATHAKKNIVDADDIRLAIQCRMDQSFTSPPPRDFLLDVARQKNQTPLPLIKPYTGPRLPPDRYCLTAPNYRLKSIQKKVSSSAGRITVPRLSIGAVSSRPSTPTLGTPSVQSVTTKVGTPVSLSGQRFSVQIPSSQTAASKSSTPSTPMVQNVLINPSLIGSKKILITTNMVSQNSASESLKRKHEDDDDYDAL; encoded by the exons ATGGCTTCTCCGAAAACTGTTCCTAAAGATGCACAG GTTATGATCCAAATCCTCAAAGACATGGGGATAACAGAGTATGAGCCCAGAGTTATTAATCAAATGCTGGAATTTACCTACA GATATGTGACAACTATTATCGAGGATGCCAAAATCTATGCAACACATGCCAAGAAGAACATTGTGGATGCTGACGACATAAGACTGGCGATCCAGTGTCGAATGGACCAGTCCttcacctccccaccaccacgaGAT TTCCTGCTGGATGTAGCTAGGCAGAAGAACCAGACCCCTCTGCCCTTGATTAAGCCATACACTGGGCCACGCCTGCCCCCTGACCGTTACTGTCTTACTGCTCCTAACTACAGGCTTAAGTCCATACAGAAAAAG GTGTCCTCATCTGCGGGAAGAATAACAGTGCCTCGCCTTAGTATAGGAGCTGTGTCCAGCAGGCCCAGCACGCCTACCCTTG GCACTCCCTCAGTGCAGTCAGTCACAACCAAAGTGGGGACGCCAGTGTCACTGTCGGGGCAGCGCTTCAGCGTTCAGATCCCATCCTCACAGACTGCAGCCTCCAAGTCCT CCACACCATCCACCCCAATGGTTCAAAATGTCCTCATCAACCCCTCCCTGATCGGATCCAAAAAGATCCTCATCACCACCAACATGGTGTCACAGAACTCGGCCAGTGAATCGCTGAAGAGGAAGCATGAAGACGACGATGACTATGATGCATTATGA
- the LOC129868472 gene encoding transcription initiation factor TFIID subunit 9-like isoform X2, giving the protein MSPELLIKCWNLPTVSIHSTLSGYVTTIIEDAKIYATHAKKNIVDADDIRLAIQCRMDQSFTSPPPRDFLLDVARQKNQTPLPLIKPYTGPRLPPDRYCLTAPNYRLKSIQKKVSSSAGRITVPRLSIGAVSSRPSTPTLGTPSVQSVTTKVGTPVSLSGQRFSVQIPSSQTAASKSSTPSTPMVQNVLINPSLIGSKKILITTNMVSQNSASESLKRKHEDDDDYDAL; this is encoded by the exons ATGAGCCCAGAGTTATTAATCAAATGCTGGAATTTACCTACAGTAAGTATACATTCAACTCTCTCAG GATATGTGACAACTATTATCGAGGATGCCAAAATCTATGCAACACATGCCAAGAAGAACATTGTGGATGCTGACGACATAAGACTGGCGATCCAGTGTCGAATGGACCAGTCCttcacctccccaccaccacgaGAT TTCCTGCTGGATGTAGCTAGGCAGAAGAACCAGACCCCTCTGCCCTTGATTAAGCCATACACTGGGCCACGCCTGCCCCCTGACCGTTACTGTCTTACTGCTCCTAACTACAGGCTTAAGTCCATACAGAAAAAG GTGTCCTCATCTGCGGGAAGAATAACAGTGCCTCGCCTTAGTATAGGAGCTGTGTCCAGCAGGCCCAGCACGCCTACCCTTG GCACTCCCTCAGTGCAGTCAGTCACAACCAAAGTGGGGACGCCAGTGTCACTGTCGGGGCAGCGCTTCAGCGTTCAGATCCCATCCTCACAGACTGCAGCCTCCAAGTCCT CCACACCATCCACCCCAATGGTTCAAAATGTCCTCATCAACCCCTCCCTGATCGGATCCAAAAAGATCCTCATCACCACCAACATGGTGTCACAGAACTCGGCCAGTGAATCGCTGAAGAGGAAGCATGAAGACGACGATGACTATGATGCATTATGA